Proteins encoded in a region of the uncultured Paludibaculum sp. genome:
- a CDS encoding arylsulfatase yields MTLTRRSFCSTLALGAHTGVSQAAVERPNIVLILADDLGNGDLSCYNPRSGIATRNLDRLAEEGVRFTDMHSPSSVCTPTRYGLLTGRYCWRSRLKRGVLQGDSPNLIEEARLTLPSLLRERGYYTAGVGKWHLGLGDRPHTDFDQPLSPGPRAHGFDYYFGIPASLDMAPYLYFENDRVVERATERTPGSGGTNPRGAFWRAGAIAPHFDIGEVMPTITRKAVSVVKERAVKKAPFFLYFPMTGPHTPWMPRAPFQGKSTAGEYGDFVAQIDDSVRQVLAAIEESGIRKNTLVLFASDNGAYWTADEIARYGHRANNGWRGMKADIFDGGHRVPFLARWPGRVKAGRTCGDLSCLTDVVATAADLSGVELPKAAAEDSFSLLPAMMAGRAGRGPRRTSVIHHSAQGMFSVREGQWKLIAGRGSGGFTKPVSVTPGPGEAPGELYDMTRDPAETGNLYLKEAEVVERLTGLLEKAKAEGRTRPA; encoded by the coding sequence ATGACACTTACCCGACGATCCTTCTGTTCCACGCTGGCCCTCGGTGCGCACACCGGTGTCAGCCAGGCCGCGGTGGAGCGGCCCAACATCGTCCTGATTCTGGCGGATGACCTCGGCAACGGGGACCTGAGCTGCTACAACCCACGGTCGGGGATTGCGACGCGCAACCTGGATAGGCTGGCGGAGGAGGGTGTGCGGTTCACGGACATGCACTCGCCCAGCTCGGTGTGCACGCCGACGCGATATGGTCTGCTCACGGGGCGCTACTGCTGGCGTTCGCGACTGAAGCGAGGGGTACTGCAGGGCGATTCGCCGAACCTGATTGAAGAGGCGCGATTGACCCTGCCATCGTTGTTACGGGAGCGGGGGTACTACACGGCCGGGGTGGGCAAATGGCACCTGGGACTGGGAGATCGGCCGCATACGGATTTCGATCAACCTCTGTCGCCGGGGCCGCGCGCACACGGGTTCGACTACTACTTTGGCATTCCGGCATCGCTCGATATGGCGCCGTATCTGTACTTCGAGAACGACAGGGTGGTGGAGCGAGCGACCGAGAGGACTCCTGGCAGTGGCGGTACGAATCCGCGAGGCGCGTTCTGGCGGGCCGGAGCGATTGCGCCGCACTTTGATATCGGAGAGGTGATGCCCACGATCACGCGCAAGGCCGTTTCCGTTGTGAAAGAGCGGGCAGTGAAGAAGGCACCGTTCTTCCTGTACTTTCCGATGACGGGTCCGCACACGCCGTGGATGCCGCGGGCACCGTTCCAAGGAAAGTCGACGGCGGGTGAGTATGGCGACTTCGTGGCTCAGATCGATGATTCGGTCCGTCAGGTACTGGCCGCGATCGAGGAAAGCGGGATCCGGAAGAATACCCTGGTGCTGTTTGCGAGTGACAACGGGGCGTACTGGACTGCGGACGAGATTGCGCGGTATGGGCATCGGGCGAATAACGGCTGGCGCGGGATGAAGGCGGACATCTTCGACGGTGGCCACCGGGTTCCGTTTCTGGCTCGATGGCCGGGGCGGGTGAAGGCCGGGCGGACGTGCGGCGATCTGAGCTGTCTGACCGACGTTGTCGCGACGGCGGCGGACTTGAGTGGAGTGGAGTTGCCGAAGGCGGCGGCGGAGGATAGTTTCAGTCTGCTGCCTGCGATGATGGCGGGGCGCGCGGGCCGGGGCCCTCGGCGGACGTCGGTGATCCATCATTCCGCGCAGGGTATGTTCTCGGTTCGAGAGGGTCAATGGAAACTGATCGCCGGACGAGGATCCGGGGGATTCACGAAGCCAGTCTCGGTGACGCCAGGTCCGGGTGAGGCACCGGGTGAGCTGTATGACATGACCAGGGATCCGGCGGAGACGGGCAACTTGTACCTGAAAGAGGCGGAGGTGGTGGAGCGGCTTACGGGTCTCCTGGAGAAGGCCAAGGCGGAGGGGCGGACGCGGCCGGCGTGA
- a CDS encoding pyridoxal phosphate-dependent aminotransferase, with the protein MGQSWALSRRAFGGVASALTILSESALAQLSFVGEPAADAVMLNANENPLGPCPEALEAMNGILKRGGRYLFGETIKLSRTLAQQEGLPEDYARAFAGSSDPLHRTVLAFCSPSRSFVVANPGYEAGERAAQFLGAPVHRVPLTKSYAHDVKAMLAAGGSDAGVFYLCNPNNPTGTLTAREDIEYLVKNKPAGSIVMVDEAYIHFSDAKPCTDMVAAGKDVIVLRTFSKIYGMAGLRAGAAFGRPDLLGKMMGFGTGYTPSTGMVGASVSLSVKDLVPQRKKYTHDVREGVFSWMTQKGYSFVPSVSNKFMVDVKRPAREVIAAMAKQNVYIGRSWPIWPTHVRVTVGTREEMEKFKTAFARVMA; encoded by the coding sequence ATGGGACAAAGCTGGGCTCTATCAAGACGTGCGTTCGGGGGCGTTGCCTCCGCGCTGACCATCCTTTCCGAATCCGCGCTGGCGCAGTTGAGCTTCGTGGGCGAACCCGCGGCCGACGCGGTGATGTTGAACGCGAATGAGAATCCGCTGGGGCCATGTCCCGAAGCGCTGGAGGCCATGAACGGCATCCTGAAGCGCGGTGGGCGGTATCTCTTCGGCGAGACGATCAAACTGTCGCGAACGCTGGCGCAACAGGAAGGACTGCCTGAAGATTACGCTCGGGCGTTCGCGGGTTCGAGCGATCCGCTCCATCGCACGGTGCTGGCTTTCTGTTCGCCGTCGCGGAGCTTCGTGGTGGCGAATCCGGGCTACGAGGCGGGCGAGCGGGCGGCGCAGTTCCTTGGCGCTCCGGTACATCGAGTGCCGTTGACGAAGAGCTATGCGCACGACGTGAAGGCCATGCTGGCCGCGGGCGGCAGCGACGCGGGCGTCTTCTATCTCTGCAATCCGAACAACCCGACCGGCACGCTGACGGCGCGCGAGGACATCGAGTATCTGGTGAAGAACAAGCCGGCCGGTAGCATCGTGATGGTGGACGAAGCGTACATCCACTTCAGCGATGCGAAGCCGTGCACGGATATGGTGGCGGCGGGCAAGGACGTCATCGTTCTGCGCACGTTTTCGAAGATCTATGGCATGGCCGGATTACGTGCTGGTGCGGCGTTTGGGAGGCCGGATCTGTTGGGCAAGATGATGGGCTTCGGGACGGGTTATACGCCGTCTACGGGCATGGTGGGAGCTTCCGTCAGTCTTTCGGTGAAGGACCTGGTGCCGCAGAGGAAGAAGTATACGCACGATGTGCGAGAAGGCGTGTTCTCGTGGATGACGCAAAAGGGATACTCCTTTGTGCCCTCCGTGAGTAACAAGTTCATGGTGGACGTAAAGCGTCCGGCGCGCGAAGTGATCGCGGCCATGGCTAAGCAGAATGTGTACATCGGCCGTTCGTGGCCCATCTGGCCGACACATGTCCGCGTGACCGTGGGCACCAGGGAAGAGATGGAGAAATTCAAAACAGCCTTCGCCCGGGTCATGGCGTAA
- a CDS encoding ThuA domain-containing protein: protein MNLRLMALGLSAAFVALVSVSPATYAQQAAPANCPPEGFWGGFTKGCPQRQSAVPSDIVAMMAALPEKAYATPKSVRRVLVLGRAAGWVHTSIPLAAKMVEYLGDKTGAWMTTITYDAADINAENLKKYDAVFLASTTGEFLNDPNDKAVSEARKKALLDFIKNGKGIAGIHAATDCYHATIKPSTPGGVPTLSGTWPEFNEAIGGFFKFHWVYPTLIRVKIDDPTSPLNAMFSPKGYDIVDETYTFAQDSFTRKRVHVLTSVNYDKMSAEDKAKEPAATKRTDGDYAISYIQRVGQGRVFYESHGHDEKIYFSRPFIEHMLAGIQYAIGDLPADDSPSAK from the coding sequence ATGAACTTGAGACTGATGGCATTAGGACTCTCCGCGGCGTTCGTCGCCCTGGTGTCGGTGAGCCCGGCGACCTATGCTCAACAGGCGGCGCCCGCAAACTGTCCGCCGGAAGGCTTCTGGGGTGGTTTCACCAAGGGCTGCCCACAGAGACAATCCGCGGTTCCGTCCGATATCGTCGCGATGATGGCCGCCTTACCGGAAAAGGCTTATGCCACGCCCAAGAGTGTCCGTCGCGTACTCGTCCTGGGCCGCGCCGCCGGCTGGGTCCACACCAGCATCCCGCTGGCGGCCAAGATGGTGGAGTACCTCGGCGACAAGACCGGAGCCTGGATGACAACCATCACCTACGATGCGGCCGACATCAATGCCGAGAATCTGAAGAAGTACGATGCGGTGTTCCTCGCCAGCACTACTGGCGAATTCCTGAACGACCCCAACGACAAGGCCGTCAGCGAAGCCCGCAAGAAGGCCCTGCTCGACTTCATCAAGAACGGCAAGGGCATCGCAGGCATCCACGCCGCCACAGACTGCTACCACGCCACCATCAAACCCAGTACGCCTGGCGGCGTGCCCACTCTCTCCGGTACCTGGCCCGAATTCAATGAGGCGATCGGCGGCTTCTTCAAGTTCCATTGGGTCTACCCAACGCTCATCCGCGTCAAGATTGACGATCCCACGAGCCCGCTGAACGCCATGTTCTCGCCCAAGGGCTATGACATCGTTGACGAGACCTACACGTTCGCCCAGGACTCCTTCACCCGTAAACGAGTCCATGTCCTGACGAGCGTCAACTACGACAAGATGAGCGCCGAAGACAAGGCCAAGGAGCCGGCCGCTACCAAGCGAACCGACGGCGACTACGCCATCAGCTACATCCAGCGTGTAGGCCAGGGTCGCGTATTCTACGAATCGCACGGCCACGACGAGAAGATCTACTTCTCGCGCCCCTTCATCGAGCACATGCTGGCCGGAATTCAATACGCCATCGGCGACCTCCCGGCCGACGACAGTCCAAGCGCGAAGTAG
- a CDS encoding creatininase family protein, translated as MVHRLAAIIFLAALTLPAQSTRELNDLNWMEYRRLVPAQIQTVLLPTGTVEAHGVVNNGADNTAPLALARAMAPKLNALVAPPLNYGVTGSLDGYSGTFQISEPAYRAFVTDIFTGLARNGFRNIIVINGHGGPQTAILNDIAEKVGREQRVRMLVTNWWAICSDVTLKVFGEDGGHAGWNETAFIQAIDEKLVHPELYSKELETPRPAAGTWAAYPFPTPVILYQPGQGSVRFDKAKASVYFQAVVERMADLVKGIIEKWDKAGLYQDVRSGALPPR; from the coding sequence ATGGTACACAGACTCGCTGCGATCATTTTTCTGGCCGCGCTGACCCTGCCGGCTCAGTCCACGCGTGAACTGAACGATCTGAACTGGATGGAGTACCGCCGGTTGGTTCCGGCGCAGATCCAGACGGTGCTGCTGCCCACCGGTACGGTGGAGGCTCACGGGGTGGTCAATAACGGGGCCGACAATACGGCGCCGCTCGCCCTGGCGAGAGCCATGGCACCCAAGCTGAATGCACTGGTGGCGCCGCCGTTGAACTATGGCGTGACCGGCAGTCTGGATGGGTACTCCGGGACGTTCCAGATCTCCGAGCCCGCCTACCGGGCGTTCGTCACTGACATCTTCACTGGCCTGGCACGGAACGGGTTCCGCAACATCATCGTCATCAACGGGCACGGCGGGCCGCAGACCGCGATTCTGAACGACATCGCGGAAAAGGTCGGCCGCGAGCAGCGTGTTCGGATGTTGGTGACGAACTGGTGGGCCATCTGCAGCGATGTCACCTTGAAGGTATTCGGGGAAGACGGCGGGCACGCAGGCTGGAACGAGACTGCGTTCATCCAGGCAATCGACGAGAAGCTGGTGCATCCGGAACTGTACTCGAAAGAGCTGGAAACTCCGCGTCCGGCGGCGGGCACATGGGCGGCGTATCCATTCCCAACTCCGGTGATCCTGTATCAGCCGGGGCAGGGCTCGGTCCGGTTCGATAAGGCCAAGGCTTCCGTTTATTTCCAGGCGGTGGTAGAACGGATGGCAGACTTGGTCAAAGGGATTATCGAAAAATGGGACAAAGCTGGGCTCTATCAAGACGTGCGTTCGGGGGCGTTGCCTCCGCGCTGA
- a CDS encoding succinate dehydrogenase cytochrome b subunit, with protein MSSIAVNSGLNRTATFYQSVIGKKVVMAVTGFILSGFVLGHMIGNLQVYQGPEKLNHYAEMLQSLGGLLWFVRFVLLSAAVLHITAAYQLWRLKNDARPQAYVKKATIATSYAAKTMIWSGPIVGAFLIYHILHFTTGQALGSQFIKGDVYHNVIVGFQNPAASFFYIIANILLAIHLYHGVWSMFQSLGVNHPKYTPKLKTLAKVYGWVVGIGNVSMPLAVLVGLVK; from the coding sequence ATGAGCTCAATCGCTGTCAACAGCGGCCTAAACAGAACAGCAACCTTCTATCAGTCCGTCATTGGCAAGAAAGTGGTCATGGCCGTGACGGGCTTTATTCTTAGCGGCTTCGTGCTTGGCCACATGATCGGGAACCTGCAGGTTTATCAGGGCCCCGAGAAGCTGAACCACTACGCCGAGATGCTGCAAAGCCTGGGCGGACTGCTGTGGTTCGTGCGGTTCGTGCTGCTGTCCGCGGCGGTACTACACATCACGGCTGCATATCAGTTGTGGCGGCTGAAGAACGATGCGCGTCCGCAGGCCTACGTCAAGAAGGCAACGATTGCGACGAGCTATGCGGCCAAGACGATGATCTGGAGCGGTCCGATCGTGGGCGCGTTCCTGATCTATCACATCCTTCACTTCACCACCGGGCAGGCCTTGGGCAGCCAGTTCATCAAAGGTGACGTCTACCACAACGTCATCGTGGGCTTCCAAAACCCCGCGGCGTCATTCTTCTACATCATTGCCAACATCCTGCTGGCGATCCACCTCTACCACGGCGTCTGGAGCATGTTCCAGAGTTTGGGCGTGAACCACCCGAAATACACACCGAAGCTGAAGACGCTGGCGAAGGTCTATGGCTGGGTGGTCGGGATCGGGAATGTTTCCATGCCTCTGGCCGTGCTGGTCGGGCTCGTGAAGTAA
- a CDS encoding Mrp/NBP35 family ATP-binding protein — protein MPPQNEPPKMPIDGVRNLITIGSGKGGVGKTTVSVNLAIAMAQLGQKVGLLDADVYGPNVPLMMGIHDTPYAVENRIQPLEQHGVKLMSMGFLNPGDKPLIWRGPMLHSVMQQFMRQVDWGELDFLLIDLPPGTGDVALSLIQTAPITGAIVVSTPSEVALEDGRKAVLMFRQVKVELLGLVENMSYLIVPGTGQKVDIFGEGGGRRTAEAMDIPFLGELPLNPQVRIGGDTGRPIALMGEQEPQAEGFYAIAKQVIARCSARPLRKAPSFSIED, from the coding sequence ATGCCTCCGCAGAACGAACCCCCGAAGATGCCGATTGACGGCGTCAGGAATCTGATCACAATCGGCTCCGGCAAAGGGGGCGTGGGCAAAACCACGGTTTCGGTGAATCTGGCTATCGCGATGGCGCAGCTCGGCCAGAAGGTGGGCCTATTGGACGCCGATGTCTACGGTCCGAATGTGCCACTCATGATGGGCATCCATGACACGCCCTATGCCGTGGAGAACCGGATCCAGCCACTGGAGCAGCATGGCGTGAAGCTGATGTCGATGGGGTTTCTGAATCCTGGCGACAAGCCGCTGATCTGGCGCGGACCGATGCTGCACAGCGTGATGCAGCAGTTCATGCGCCAGGTGGATTGGGGCGAGCTGGACTTCCTGCTGATCGACCTGCCGCCCGGCACCGGCGACGTGGCGTTGAGCCTGATCCAAACCGCGCCAATTACCGGCGCGATTGTCGTGAGTACTCCCTCTGAAGTAGCTCTGGAGGATGGCCGGAAGGCCGTCCTGATGTTCCGTCAGGTGAAGGTGGAACTGCTGGGCCTGGTGGAGAACATGAGCTACCTGATTGTGCCGGGCACCGGCCAGAAGGTGGACATCTTCGGCGAAGGCGGCGGGCGCCGCACGGCGGAGGCCATGGATATTCCGTTCCTGGGCGAACTGCCGTTGAATCCGCAGGTGCGCATTGGCGGGGATACGGGGCGGCCCATCGCGCTGATGGGCGAGCAGGAGCCGCAGGCGGAAGGGTTCTACGCAATTGCGAAGCAGGTGATTGCGCGGTGCAGCGCCCGGCCCCTGCGGAAGGCACCTTCGTTCTCGATTGAGGACTAA
- a CDS encoding PmoA family protein: MRSSLLLAFTAATWLSAQVRFAPDAISVTVDGKPFTTFHYGDNDGKPFLAPIYSASGKIVTRGFPMWMLPGESRDHLHHRGLWFTYDDVNGVKFWENDPTYTKGRIGRVVVRDAKWKDGATKAPGTLSAVMEWRDPEGKVLLVENRDMTFLSDPTLRIIDFNITLTAATDVTFGDTKEGAFAIRLRENFTERKGGKMTNSNGQTGMVNVWGKRAAWVDYTAEVDGERLGVAIFDHPKNPNAPTYWHARDYGLFALDPFGQNAFDPNAEERKTKLAKGQKIQFRWRVVIHPGDAETGHVADLFKQFAAR; encoded by the coding sequence ATGCGCTCTTCACTTCTCCTCGCTTTCACCGCGGCCACGTGGCTCTCCGCCCAGGTCCGCTTCGCCCCCGATGCCATATCCGTAACCGTCGACGGCAAGCCGTTCACCACGTTCCACTACGGCGACAACGACGGCAAGCCGTTCCTCGCGCCCATCTATTCCGCTTCCGGGAAAATCGTCACCCGTGGCTTTCCCATGTGGATGCTCCCCGGAGAGAGCCGCGACCACCTCCACCACCGCGGGCTTTGGTTCACCTATGACGACGTCAATGGTGTGAAGTTCTGGGAGAATGATCCGACGTACACCAAGGGCCGCATTGGCCGCGTCGTGGTCCGCGACGCCAAATGGAAGGATGGCGCGACGAAAGCCCCGGGCACCCTTTCGGCCGTGATGGAATGGCGCGATCCCGAGGGCAAGGTCCTCCTCGTCGAGAACCGCGACATGACCTTCCTCTCCGATCCCACTCTGCGCATCATTGACTTCAACATCACACTCACCGCAGCCACCGATGTGACGTTCGGCGACACGAAAGAGGGGGCCTTTGCCATTCGTCTCCGTGAGAACTTCACTGAACGCAAAGGCGGCAAGATGACGAACTCAAACGGCCAGACCGGCATGGTCAATGTCTGGGGCAAGCGCGCCGCCTGGGTTGACTACACCGCCGAGGTCGACGGTGAGCGCCTCGGGGTCGCCATCTTCGATCACCCGAAGAATCCCAATGCGCCCACTTACTGGCACGCCCGCGACTATGGTCTGTTTGCCCTCGACCCCTTCGGTCAGAACGCCTTCGATCCCAATGCCGAGGAACGCAAGACGAAGCTCGCCAAGGGGCAGAAGATCCAATTCCGCTGGCGCGTCGTCATCCATCCCGGCGACGCCGAAACCGGCCACGTCGCCGATCTGTTCAAGCAATTCGCCGCCCGGTAA
- a CDS encoding alpha/beta hydrolase domain-containing protein, with protein MRLSGIVLFCALPLCAGVVSVNMVERSDVLGGRSTGPAGPYERIIAKVQFAVDPALPQNKAVHDLDLATRNEHGLVEFTSDLYILKPRDPAKGNGTVLFEVSNRGGKGMLSRFNYAKGSADPRTDDEFGDMNLLEQGYTLMWLGWQWDTPPGDKLLRLDSPIATLAGQPIRGLVRAEFIPDTRTNMMALSDRKHTTYAAISTTATLTVRPTVLAARKTIVSSQWKFNDNRTGIEMESGFQPGQIYEVVYQAENPRVEGLGLAAVRDAISFMKYGGTETLLADQRRFIKRSIGFGISQSGRFLRTFLYSGFNEDEKGRKVFDGVWADVGGAGRGSFNFRFGQASRDGYAHFNTLYPTDVFPFTDVPQNDPETGSPNGLLMAVKPATMPKIFYTNGSWEYWNRCAALIHVSVDGKMDAPMSPDTRLYVVSGSQHGPGRLPNMLPSAQYPLNPNDHRPLQRALLDAMQAWIKEGKEPPASQYPLITEGQLVRPDKVNWPKSMKAALPEHPKVAYNISYGPDWETTGVITMEPPKVGKPFPVLVPQVDADGNELGGIRMPEVAVPLGTFTGWNMRTAAVGAPREMAPTLGSFFAFDKAAIVQRYGSRGEYLKKVGVEADKLVKSRFLLERDRQRVVDHAAELWAFVQK; from the coding sequence TTGCGACTTTCCGGAATTGTCCTGTTTTGCGCGCTGCCACTTTGCGCGGGTGTAGTCAGCGTCAACATGGTGGAGAGGAGCGATGTGCTGGGCGGACGGTCGACCGGTCCAGCGGGCCCGTACGAACGGATCATCGCCAAGGTCCAATTCGCGGTGGACCCGGCGCTTCCGCAAAACAAAGCCGTCCACGATCTCGATCTGGCTACGAGAAACGAGCACGGGCTGGTCGAGTTCACTTCCGACCTTTACATTCTGAAGCCGCGCGATCCGGCGAAGGGCAACGGCACCGTGTTGTTCGAGGTGTCGAACCGGGGCGGCAAGGGCATGCTGTCGCGCTTCAATTACGCCAAAGGGTCAGCGGATCCGCGGACCGATGACGAGTTTGGTGACATGAACCTGCTGGAGCAGGGGTACACGCTGATGTGGCTGGGATGGCAGTGGGATACGCCTCCGGGCGACAAGTTGCTGCGGCTGGATAGTCCCATTGCCACGCTGGCGGGACAACCGATTCGCGGGTTGGTGCGAGCGGAGTTCATCCCGGACACCAGGACCAACATGATGGCGCTGTCGGACCGAAAGCACACGACGTACGCGGCCATCAGCACGACGGCAACACTGACAGTGAGACCCACGGTTTTGGCGGCGCGGAAAACGATTGTGAGCTCGCAGTGGAAGTTCAATGACAACCGGACGGGGATCGAGATGGAGTCCGGTTTCCAGCCAGGGCAGATCTACGAAGTGGTGTACCAGGCCGAGAATCCTCGCGTGGAAGGGTTAGGGCTGGCGGCGGTGCGCGATGCCATCTCGTTCATGAAGTACGGCGGGACGGAGACGCTGCTGGCGGACCAGCGGCGGTTCATCAAGCGGTCTATCGGGTTCGGCATATCGCAGAGCGGGCGTTTTCTGCGGACGTTCTTGTACTCCGGGTTCAACGAGGACGAGAAGGGACGAAAGGTCTTTGACGGAGTCTGGGCCGATGTGGGCGGCGCGGGCCGCGGCAGCTTCAACTTCCGGTTCGGGCAGGCGTCGCGGGACGGGTATGCGCACTTCAATACGCTGTATCCGACCGATGTTTTTCCGTTTACGGATGTGCCGCAGAACGATCCGGAGACTGGCAGTCCGAACGGTTTGCTGATGGCGGTGAAACCGGCGACAATGCCGAAGATTTTCTACACGAATGGCTCGTGGGAGTACTGGAATCGGTGCGCGGCCCTGATTCATGTAAGTGTGGACGGCAAGATGGACGCGCCGATGTCGCCGGATACGCGACTGTATGTGGTGTCGGGATCGCAGCATGGTCCGGGGCGACTGCCCAACATGCTCCCGAGCGCGCAGTATCCGCTAAATCCGAACGACCACCGTCCTTTGCAGCGGGCTTTGTTAGACGCGATGCAGGCCTGGATCAAAGAAGGCAAGGAGCCGCCGGCTTCGCAGTATCCGCTGATTACGGAAGGGCAACTTGTGAGGCCCGACAAGGTGAACTGGCCGAAGTCGATGAAGGCGGCGTTGCCTGAACATCCGAAAGTCGCCTACAACATCTCGTATGGTCCGGACTGGGAAACGACTGGCGTGATCACGATGGAGCCGCCGAAGGTGGGCAAACCGTTCCCAGTGCTGGTGCCCCAGGTGGATGCGGACGGGAATGAGTTGGGCGGGATCCGGATGCCGGAGGTGGCCGTGCCGCTGGGGACGTTCACGGGCTGGAATATGCGGACTGCGGCGGTGGGGGCACCACGGGAGATGGCCCCGACGCTGGGTTCGTTCTTTGCGTTCGATAAGGCGGCGATCGTCCAGCGGTACGGGAGCAGGGGCGAGTATCTGAAGAAAGTCGGCGTGGAGGCGGACAAGTTGGTGAAGTCGCGCTTCCTGCTGGAGCGCGACCGCCAGAGGGTTGTGGATCATGCGGCGGAGTTGTGGGCGTTCGTCCAGAAGTAG
- a CDS encoding fumarate reductase/succinate dehydrogenase flavoprotein subunit, whose product MALNLDSKIPSGPIEQKWQKAKFEMKLVNPANKRKYNIIVVGSGLGGGAAAASLGELGYNVKCFCFQDSPRRAHSIAAQGGINAAKNYQNDGDSVYRLFYDTVKGGDFRAREANVYRLAEVSVDIIDQCVAQGVPFAREYGGVLANRSFGGAQVSRTFYARGQTGQQLLLGCYQALERQVDAGRVTMLYRYEMLELVVIDGRARGIITRNMVTGEIESHVADAVVLGTGGYGNVFYLSTNAKGSNATAIWRAYKKGAGFANPCYTQIHPTCIPQSGDYQSKLTLMSESLRNDGRIWVPTKKADTRDPNTIPETERDYYLERRYPAFGNLCPRDIASRAAKVACDEGYGVGPGGRGVYLDFSESINRLGQNVIAERYGNLFEIYERITGEDPYKKPMRIYPAVHYTMGGLWVDYQLQSTIPGLFVLGEANFSDHGANRLGASALMQGLADGYFVIPYTMGNYLAGVKPGGVDATHQEFKAAKEAVDARTKKFLSIKGKKTVDDFHRELGKVMWEDCGMARNAKGLDHAIARIPELRAEFWENVNVPGSGAELNQSLERAGRVADFLELGELLCRDARIREESCGGHFREEYQTPDGEALRDDANFCHAAVWEYQGDDKVPARNTEPLEFEHVHLATRNYK is encoded by the coding sequence ATGGCACTGAATCTGGATTCGAAGATCCCTTCCGGCCCGATTGAGCAGAAGTGGCAGAAGGCCAAGTTTGAGATGAAGTTGGTCAACCCGGCCAACAAGCGGAAGTACAACATCATTGTTGTCGGTAGCGGCCTGGGCGGCGGGGCGGCGGCGGCGAGCCTGGGGGAACTGGGCTACAACGTCAAATGCTTCTGCTTTCAGGATTCTCCGCGACGCGCGCACTCGATCGCAGCGCAAGGCGGCATCAACGCGGCGAAGAACTACCAGAACGACGGCGATAGCGTCTACCGGTTGTTCTACGACACCGTGAAGGGTGGCGACTTCCGCGCCCGTGAGGCGAATGTCTACCGGCTGGCCGAGGTCAGCGTGGATATCATCGACCAGTGCGTGGCGCAGGGTGTGCCATTCGCGCGTGAGTACGGTGGCGTGCTGGCGAATCGCAGTTTTGGCGGGGCGCAGGTATCGAGAACGTTCTACGCCCGAGGACAAACGGGGCAACAGCTTCTGTTGGGCTGCTACCAGGCGCTGGAGCGCCAAGTGGACGCCGGCCGAGTGACGATGTTGTACCGCTACGAGATGTTGGAACTGGTCGTCATCGACGGCCGGGCACGCGGCATTATCACGCGGAACATGGTGACCGGCGAGATTGAGAGCCATGTGGCCGACGCCGTGGTGCTGGGCACCGGCGGCTATGGCAACGTGTTCTATCTTTCGACAAACGCGAAGGGCTCGAACGCGACAGCGATCTGGCGCGCGTACAAGAAAGGCGCGGGTTTCGCGAATCCCTGCTACACGCAGATCCACCCGACGTGCATCCCGCAGAGCGGCGACTACCAGTCGAAGCTGACGCTGATGAGCGAGTCGCTACGCAACGACGGCCGCATCTGGGTGCCAACGAAGAAGGCGGATACGCGCGATCCAAACACGATTCCCGAGACGGAGCGCGACTACTATCTGGAGCGGCGCTACCCGGCGTTCGGTAACCTCTGCCCACGCGACATCGCGTCGCGCGCGGCGAAGGTCGCTTGTGACGAAGGCTATGGCGTGGGCCCCGGCGGCCGCGGTGTGTATCTGGACTTCAGCGAATCGATCAATCGGCTGGGCCAGAACGTCATTGCCGAGCGCTACGGCAACCTGTTCGAGATTTATGAGCGCATCACGGGCGAAGATCCCTACAAGAAGCCGATGCGCATCTACCCGGCGGTCCATTACACGATGGGCGGTCTGTGGGTGGACTATCAACTGCAGTCGACGATCCCCGGCCTGTTCGTGTTGGGCGAGGCGAACTTCTCGGACCATGGAGCCAATCGCCTGGGCGCCAGCGCGCTGATGCAGGGCCTGGCGGATGGCTACTTCGTGATCCCGTACACCATGGGCAACTACCTGGCCGGCGTGAAGCCGGGCGGCGTGGATGCGACACACCAGGAATTCAAGGCCGCAAAAGAGGCGGTGGATGCGCGAACGAAGAAGTTCCTGTCGATCAAGGGCAAGAAGACGGTGGACGACTTCCACCGCGAACTGGGCAAGGTGATGTGGGAGGACTGCGGCATGGCTCGCAACGCCAAAGGACTCGATCACGCCATTGCACGCATTCCCGAACTGCGGGCCGAGTTCTGGGAGAACGTGAACGTGCCTGGCAGCGGTGCGGAGTTGAACCAGAGCCTGGAGCGGGCCGGACGCGTGGCGGACTTCCTGGAGCTAGGCGAGCTATTGTGCCGCGACGCACGCATCAGAGAAGAAAGCTGTGGCGGTCACTTCCGCGAAGAGTACCAGACGCCGGACGGCGAAGCGTTGCGTGACGACGCCAACTTCTGTCATGCGGCCGTGTGGGAGTACCAGGGTGACGACAAGGTTCCGGCGCGCAATACCGAGCCGCTGGAGTTCGAGCATGTACACCTGGCGACGCGGAATTACAAGTAG